The stretch of DNA ATTCTTCCGACAGCTGCTGCACTAAAGGAGAGGCACTGCCTCCTTTTGTAAATGCCACGTAGCCGTTTAATAGCCGTTCCAGTACAACCTGTTGATGAGGAATCGATTTGACGGCATAAAGAAAACGCGCGTCTGATGGATCCATCATATAGGAAGCAAACGGCTCTGTTGAATGCGTATACTGGCTTTCTATTTCTTCTTCCAGACGCTGCCTTTTACGTTTGCGGATGACTAAATAAAGGAGCAGTCCCATTTGAAATAGAAGTAAGAGCACCGTCAAGAGAAGGAAAAAAGAGAGGGTCATTTAAACATCCTCTTTGTCAAGCGCTGTACACGCGCGACCACTTCCTGCGGGTGAAATGGTTTTACAATGTAGTCATCCGCTCCACTTTTTAGTGCTAAAACAATATCTGCTTCATTTGTCCGGGCTGTCAGCATCGATATGACAATGTTGTCATCCGGGAACCGTTTGCGGACATTTGACAGCACTTCGAGGCCATCCATTTTCGGCATAATGCCGTCTAAGAGAATCATATAATTCTCATCAGCCTTGTACCAGTCTGACTCCAGGAATGTAATGCCATCCGGATATTCGTGGACAACCACATCGATTTCATTTGGCTTCCAGCCGGAAAACTGCTTCGACAACATTTTTCGCATAAGAAGGTCATCATCGATAATCATAATATTCAAATGGCGCTTAACATCACCGCTGTCAATTTCATAAATAACCGTTTGGTTTCGGCCGCTTCGTTTTGCTTTATATAACGCCTGGTCCGCTTCTGCCAAAACGGTAGATTCATTGATTCTGTATTCAGCTGCACCAGCAGAAAACGTCACATAGAAAGGATCAAAGCCCGGGACGGTAAATTCGGTTTCGGCCATTTTTGCACGAATCCGTTCAATTAAGACCGTCCCTTCCTCAGGAGTCGTATCTGCTAAAATTAAAGCAAATTCTTCCCCCCCATAACGGAAGAAATAGTCGGTTTCCCGCTTGAGTATCAGCACGATAGAGCTGAAGCGGCGAAGCACTTCATCCCCTGCAGGATGCCCATATTGATCGTTTACTTTTTTAAAGTAATCCAAATCTAGCATCACAAGCGTAAATGTATGTCGTTTCCGTTCCGCTAAAGCAGACATTTGCATAAGCGTTTGTGTGAACTGGCGCCGGTTGCCAGCGCCTGTCAGCTCATCGGTCAGTGCAGATTGTGAAACAGCCGATTTGTTTCTTAATCGGTTAGAAATATAAGGGACAAATAAGCTCATATTAAGCGGTTTCTGAATAAAATCCATCGCACCCATTTCATAAGCGCGAATGGTATTTTCGATCGGATTGTTCGTACTAACCAATGTAATAGGAACATAACGGCTTCGGGCAATATCACCGATTTGCGCCAGTACATCAAATCCGCTCATATCGGGAAGCTGGACATCGGCTACAACCATATGGGGCTGAAGGGTATAAAAAAGTTCAACTCCTCGTTTTCCATTTAAAGCAATTACCACTTGTATGCCGTTTTCTTCTAGTGTTTCTTTAATAAAAGAAGCGGATTCTGCATCCTCATCAATTAGTAAAATAAAGCCGCTGTTTTCTTCGATGGAATGAAGCGTACTTTCAGGCTGTTTCACTTCAGGCTGGGTCGTTAATTCTTTCTTATTGAAAAAACTTCTCATTAAAAAAATAAAGTTTTTTAATGAACGAACCGGAATAGTCGCCTCGCTTGCTTCAGAAAGTGTCTCCAACTGTGAGGCACAAAAAGCAGACATTTCTTCCATGCCGATTGTGCCTGCGGTACCTTTCATCGTATGTAAAAAACGGTATAAATCCCGTTCTTGGATATGATCTTGTTCAAACCAGCTGGAAAACTCCTTTTCCATCCGCTTAGAAAGCATTGCCTGGTAATCGTTGCGGGCCATAATAAGTCAATCCTCTCAAAAGTAGTGAAAAGGTTCTGTTCATATTCTACCTTATTATACTATATGTACCACTCTATCGAGCACATTAAGCGTCTTTCGTTTGAATAAAGAATAGAAAGGGAATGAGTGTAAAAAAAACGAGAATAAAGGAGATGGCGTTTTGAAGGCAATCGGCACAGCGTTAATCGGGTATGGATTTTCAGGCTCAACCTTTCACGCTCCATTTTTAAACAAAATGGAGGAATTTCAGCTTGTCAGTATTTTGTCTTCTAAAAAAGAAAAATTAAAAGAGTGTTTTCCATCTATAGACGTTGTCCAGCAAATGGACGACATTTTAAATAACGCTCAGGTAGAGCTTGTAGTCGTAACCACACCGAGCAGTCTTCACTTTGATATTACGAAGCAGGCACTTGAGGCAGGAAAACACGTCATTGTCGAAAAGCCGATGGTACCGACCATTCAAGAAGCAGAAACGCTTGCTGACTGCGCTAAGAAACATAACGTGATGCTTAGTGTTTTTCAAAACCGCCGGTATGACGGAAATTTCCTGACTGTCAAGAAAATGATAGAAGAGGGCCGGCTGGGTGATGTTTCTGTATATGAAGCACATTATGACCGCTTTGAGCCGGTGATTGCCAGAGGCTGGCGTGAAGAGAAAAAACCAGCTTCAGGCGTTTTATATGATCTTGGGGCGCATTTGATTGACCAGGCTCTATCACTGTTTGGGATGCCTGATAGTATAACGGCAGATATTCAAAAGCAGCGCCCTCATGCACTCGTAGATGATTATTTCCATCTTGTTTTAACGTACGGAACGAAACGAGTGATTTTACACAGCGGCATGATTACAGTGGAGCAAGGCGCCAAGTATAAAGTGCACGGTACAAAGGGAACGTTTATGAAGCGGGGGGAAGATCCTCAGGAGGAAGAATTGATAAATGGAGAGCCCCTTGAAAGTCCCGAATGGGGAATGGACCGGCTTGACCAGTATGGAACGCTTTATACAAAAGAAGGAAACGAAAAAATCGTAACACTTCCAGGTGATTACCGGCGTTATTACAAAGAAATTTATCAATGTATTCGTGATGGAAAGCAGTGCCCGGTTTCGGGAGAGGAAGGCGTACGAACGATCCGCGTTATTGAAGCAGCGCTCGAAAGCAGCCGTGACAAAAGAACAATTGAATTATAAAAACAGGGGAGCATAAGCCCTGTTTCAGTGTATAGGCAAAGTCTTTCTCTTTTAAAAAAAGTCGATAAGTGGTGTTGAAGATCTATAAGCAGGGACTGAATAAACATTTTCTCTTTTTTTAAACAGAAAGATACGACCTTATGAGCTCTATAAAATCTTGTTGCAAGCCACTTGGCGGCGGGAGGGCAGTGCAGACTCCTATGGGACGAGCGGGCAGCAGAGACCGCTGAGCCGCCAGGCGGAGTCGGGCTCAGCGCCTGCCCCATAGAAAGCGGAGCTGCCTGGACGCCGCCGATCCATCCCATTCATGCGCACGATCATCCATATCATTTGTCTATAGTCTCAAACAGGGCAGTATGAGCCCTGTTTTTTTATTTGAGCAAAAAAGGATAAAAAAAGCTTGATAAAACGCTTACACGGATATATAATCTAATAAACCGGTTTAGTAAATCGATTTATAAAAAGAGGTGCAGAACAATGATTGTTATTCCGATGAATGCATTTGGCGAAGCAGAAGTAAAGAAAAATGGCCAGGCTTTTCTTTTTAAACAGCTTATTGAAAGCGATATCAAAGGAGTCGAAATTCGGCGTGAGCTTCTTACTCCTTCGGACAGACCGCTGGAACAATTTCAAACGGAGCATTACACGGTTTATTCTGCACCTGTTGAACTGTTTCAGGCAGATGGAACTTTTAACAAAGAAAACCTGCAGATAGTCGTTCAGGAAATGACAGAAATAAAGGCGGATACGTTAAAGCTTCCGCTCGGATCGTTTATGAAGGGAAAATCCAATGTAAAAGAAATGGACCATTTTTTTCGCAAAGCTCTTCCTGCTGGAACGCAGTGGCTTGTTGAAAATGATCAAACAAAGCAGGGCGGAACGATCGAGCCGCTGGCTGCTTTTTTAGAAATTTGTTCCGAGGAAGGAATGGAGGCTGGCCTTACATTTGATACTGGAAACTGGCGGTACACAGGTGAATCGGTTCAAAAAGCATTTCATGTATTGAAAAGCTATATTCGTTACCTTCATGTAAAGCAGGTGAACGAAACACCGGAAGGGCTTCAAACCGTTGCTATTCCTCTCGGGAAAAGCGCTGAGTGGGAAATGATTTTGGAGCTTTTACCTGCTGCAGTTCCAGTAGCGCTTGAGTTTCCGCTGTCCATGAATGATCTGTTTCTTTATAAAAACTATATCGAAAAAAAGAAGGCGGTTGTACAATGACTACCATAGAGGTTGTAACATTTGGCGAAGCGATGTCGATGTTTATGGCGAAAACTCCGGGCCCGCTGCACGAAGTAACCGAGTTTACGCAGGCGCTCGCCGGCGCAGAAACAAACACAGCGATTGGCCTTGCGCGTCTTGGCTTTCAAAGCGGCTGGGCAAGCAAGGTGGGGAAAGATGCATTTGGTGCGTTTATTTTAGCGGCTCTTGCAAGAGAAGGAGTAAATACAGATCATGTATGGATGGACGAACAATATCCGACTGGCTTTCAGTTTAAGTCCAAAGTGACCGAAGGCGACCCGCATGTGCAGTATCACCGAAAAGGCTCAGCAGCAAGCCGCCTAACCGATGAAGAAATGAATCCGGCTTACTTTTTACAGGCGCGCCACCTGCATATGACAGGCATCCCGCTTGCTCTGTCTTCAGAAATGAGAGCGTTTTCCTTATCGGTTTTATCCACTATGAAAAAAGCAGGCAAAACCATTTCGTTTGATCCCAATTTACGCCCCTCCTTGTGGGATTCATCGGAAGAAATGATTGGCGTAACAAACGAAGCCGCATACCAAGCGGACATCGTGCTGCCGGGAATCGAAGAAGGAGAACAGCTGACAGGGTACACGAAACCCGACGAAATCGCTGATTTTTATAGAAAGCGCGGTGTACCGTGTGTGATTGTAAAGCTCGGAAGTGAAGGAGCATATGTAAAAACTGCCGCTCAAGAAGCAGTAGTGCCGGGTTACAAAGTGGAACAGATCGTTGACACAGTTGGTGCTGGCGATGGCTTTGCAGCTGGTGTGATAAGCGGTCTGCTCGAAGGATTGCCGATTGAGGAGTGCGCTCGGCGTGGCAACGCAATTGGTGCAATGGCGGTCGGGCATGCAGGCGATCATGAAGGATATCCGGACCGGCTGACATTGGCACGGTTTATGAACAAATTTGAAAAAGAGGTGGCATACAATGAAAACACAGCTCGCTAAATCAAGATGGCTTCGTCTCATTCCAGTCGTTTTTATTACGTATAGTCTTGCTTATTTAGACAGAGCCAATTACGGATTCGGCGCAGCCGGAGGCATGGCGGAAGATTTACATATTACAGCTTCCATGTCCGCGCTGCTTGGCTCTCTGTTTTTCCTTGGTTACTTCTTTTTTCAAGTGCCGGGTGCCCACTATGCTGAAAACCGAAGTGCCAAAAAACTGATTTTCTGGTCGCTGATTTTATGGGGCGGGCTGGCGACGGCAACAGGAATGGTCAGCGACGTACGCTTTTTGATTGTCATCCGATTTTTGCTTGGCGTTGTAGAAAGTGCCGTTATGCCGTCTATGCTTGTGTTTTTAAGCCACTGGTTTACAAAAGCCGAGCGTTCCCGGGCGAATACGTTTTTAATTTTAGGAAATCCGGCCACCGTTTTATGGATGTCCATTTTGTCCGGCTACTTAATTGAATCGGTCGGCTGGCGCTGGATGTTTATTTTGGAAGGGCTTCCAGCTGTCGTTTGGGCATTCTTATGGTGGAAGCTTGTTGTAGATGAACCGAAAGATGCTAAATGGCTGTCAGACGGAGAAAAGCGGGACTTGCAGGTGGAGCTTGAAAAAGAGCAGCAGGGAATCAAGCCGGTTAAAAACTATGCAGAAGCATTTCGTTCGAAAACCGTGATCCTGTTAAGTGCGCAATATGCGCTTTGGAGCATTGGTGTATATGGTTTTGTGATGTGGCTGCCGTCCATTTTAAATGCCGCGCCGAACATGAATATTGTCAAAACCGGCTGGCTTGCTTCTGTTCCATATGTATTGGCGATTATCGGCATGCTGAGTGCCTCTTATTTTTCAGACAAAATGCAGAATCGCACCGCGTTTGTCTGGCCGTTTCTTTTAATTGGAGGCTTTGCGTTTTTAGGATCCTACATGGTCGGCACAAGTCACTTCTGGCTGTCGTTTGTGCTGCTGATTATTGCCGGCGGTGCCATGTATGCACCATACGGGCCATTTTTCGCGATTATTCCGGAAGTGCTGCCGCGTAACGTAGCAGGAGGGGCAATGGCGCTGATCAATAGTATGGGTGCGCTCGGTTCGTTTGCAGGTTCTTATTTCGTTGGCTATTTGAACGGGACCACCGGCGGATTTGGTGCTTCCTACATGTTTATGTCAGGATCCTTATTCCTGTCAGCTATCCTGACGATTATTGCTGTAAAAGGCGCAAAGCCAAAAAAACGTCCCGAGTCCGCTTCCTCTCTTGGAATTACGCAAAAAGAAGCGTAATATAAAAGAAAATTCAAATGATTTAAAGGAAGAGGACATATGAAACGGGTAACAATGGCGGATGTAGCGAAAGAAGCGGGTGTGTCGAAAAGTACCGTATCGCAATTTTTAAACGGACGATTTGAATATATGAGCGAAGACACAAAGAAAAAAATTGAGCGGGCAGTTCAAGATCTTTCGTACAGCCCGAATGTCATTGCTCGCAGTTTAAAGCAAAAAAGAACATCAATGATCGGTATTATTGTGGCCAATATCGTCCATGGCATTTCTACAGAAGTGTGCCAGGCTATTGAGGATTACTGTCAAAAAAAAGACATCCATGCAATTGTATGCAATGCATATGACGATCCGGAAAAAGAAAAAAAGTATATTGATATGCTGCGCGCACGCCAGGTCGATGGGCTGATCATTTTTCCGTCCGGGGGCAATCAGGAATTATACCGTCAGCTGGAAAAGGAAAAATATCCAATCGTTTTTGTTGACCGTAAGATAGAAGGTGTAGAAGTAAGCACGATTGTAGTCGATAATCGAAGAGCTGTCCGCCAGGCAGTAGAATATCTAGTTGAAAAAAAGCATGACCGTATTGCGCTTGTGACGCCGCCAATGACGACGTATACACGGAGAGAACGGCTTGAGGGCTATAAGGAAGCGATAGAAGCAAGGGGATTGCCGTTTCAGGATCAATATGTAAAATCCGTTCCATATGAGGCGATTGTGCCATCTATGAAAGAAATGTTTCAACAGCATCCTCCGACAGCACTCATAGCGGCCAATGATCTATCTTTTATGGAAGTCATGAAGTTTGCTAAAGAAAACAACTTGAAGATTGGCCAGGATTTAGCGCTGATTGTTTTTGATAATATTAAATTTGCTGATATATACGAACCGGCTATTACAACCATTTCACAGCCGGCTTACGAAATGGGAACAAGAGCAGCGGAACTGTTGATTCAGCAAATTATGAAAAAGCCGGTTACCCCAGAGACGCATGTTTTAGAAACAAGCCTGCTGATTCGGGATTCGGCCCAATAGAGCTTTTTATAAAAGCTCTTTCTTTTTCTTTGGTTAATAAACCGATTTAGTTAGGGGGAGCACAGTGAATATACAATTGGCATTAGACCGTATGACCATCGAAGAAGCCATTGGAATGGCAGCAGAGACAGAAGAGCATGTCGACTGGCTGGAAGTCGGAACCTCGCTCATTAAGGAGTTTGGTATGGACAGTGTCCGGGCGATGAAAAAAGCGTTTCCGAATAAAGTGATTGTTGCCGATATGAAAACCAATGACAACGCGCAGTACGAATGCCAGCTTTGTTTTGAAGCGGGAGCAGATATTGCCACGGTAATGGGAACTGCACCGCTTGTGACGATTGAAGCCTGTATAGCAGAAGCAGAAAAAAGAGGCAAGCAAATGATGATCGACCTGCTTTATACAACACCTGCCCAGCAGGAACTGTTAAGCCAGTATAATGCGATTCTTTGTCTGCATACAAGCAAAGACCAGCAGGAGCTTGGCACAAAACAAAACAGTGAAACAGGCGTGCAGGCTGGCTTAAAAATAGCGGTAGCGGGCGGAATTACATTAGAAAGCCTGCCAGCGTACAAAAAAATGAACCCGCTTGTTTTTATTATCGGCTCCGCCATTACAAAAGCAGAGGATCCTGTCCGGATAGCAGCTGCATTCAAACAACAGCTAAACATGGAGGAATCAAAATGAAGGAAAAAATAAAAGCCGTTCTGGCAGAAATTGAAGATGTAACCAGTCACGTTCAGGAGGGGCAATTGGAAAGGGCGGCGGACCATCTAACATCAGCTGAACGAATCTTTGTATTCGGTGAAGGGCGGTCTGGATTTATGGCAAAGTCGTTTGCGATGCGGTTAATGCATCTTGGTGTCCAGTCATTTGTCATTGGCGAAACCACAACGCCATCTATTCAAAAAGGGGATGTCATCGTGCTTGTGTCGGGATCTGGAAAAACAAAAAGTGTATGCTGGACAGCAGAAAGGGCAGCTCAATTAGGATGTGTAACGATAGCCGTCACAACGGATCCAGCGTCTCCACTTGCTTCCCATGCTTCTTCTATTCTTCACGTACCGGCCGCTACGAAGTATCGGAATGAAGGAGAAAGAAAAAGCATTCAGCCGCTCGGCTCCCTTTTTGATCAAAGCACTCATGTACTGTTCGATGTACTTTGCCTGAACTATGCAGAAAAACAAGATCGGACACACGAACAAACGTTTAAGCTTCATAGCAATGTGGAATAACAGCCGTAAAGGCTGTTTTTTTATTCCATTTTATTGTGAAAAGAAGAGCAATCGTTTGCATCAAGTATTTCTAATTTTCTTTGTATATACAAGAAATGAAAACCTATTAAATTAACTTTGAAAGGCTTTACAAAAAATATGCAAACGATTTCTCAAAAAATGTTGACGCTTTCATAGTAACGGTGGTATAGTGGTTTCAGAAGTTGAAAGCGGTTACTGTTTTCGATCAACTAAAAAGACTGCAAAGGGGTAGATGACGTGTTAACAAAAAAAGCATTCGTACTTTCATCGGCATTGTTTCTAGGTCTTGCTGGCTGCTCAACAGCTGAGAAAAAAGAAGAATCATCTGGCAGTTCAGGCGGAGGGGGCGGCGATCAGACGGTCGTAGATATTTTCCAGTTTAAAGTGGAGTTTAAAGACCAGTTTGAGGAACTCGCGAAGCAATATGAAGAAGACCATCCGGAAGTTGATATAAATGTTCAAACAGTAGGGGGCGGGAACGATTATGGTTCGGCGCTGAAATCCAAATTTGCTTCAGGAGACGAGCCGGCTATTTTTAATATTAACGGAGCCGTTGATGTGCAGCAGTACCGTGATAGATTGATAGATGTAAGTGATACGAAAGCGGCTGGAGCAGCGCTGGAAGGCACGCTCGAAAGTGTGACAGAAGACGGGAAAGTGCTGGGCCTTCCATACAATCAGGAAGGATACGGATTTGTTTATAACAAAGAGATTTTCGAAAAAGCCGGAGTGGATGCAGATTCGATTAAATCAATGGATGATTTAACGAAAGCGGTTCAAACGCTGGACAGCAAAAAGGACGAGCTTGGCATTGACGCTGTGTTTGCTTTTGCTGGAAAAGAAAAATGGACAGAAGGAAACCACGGCTCAAACTCTTTTATCGCAGACGATTTTAATGGCAGCGTAATGGAAGCATTCCAGGCGAAAGAACTTCCATTTACAAAAGCAGAACAGTACAAGGAGTATATTGACCTTCAAAACAAATATTCCGTACAGCCGGTTTTGAGCCTTGATTATTCACAGCAGGTAGAAGAATTGTTTTCAACAGGCCGCGTAGCCATGATTAAGCAAGGAAACTGGGTATACCCGACAATCGAACAGATGGATCCAGAGCTTGCTGAAAATGTTGGCATCTTCCCAATCCCGGTTGACGGTGAAATGAAAATGCCAGTTGGTGTTCCACAATACTGGGCTGTAAACAAAAACGCAGATGAAGAAGCTCAAAAAGCAGCAAAAGAATTTTTAGATTGGCTGTACACGTCTGATGAAGGAAAAGAAGCGGTTCTAACACAATTTAAATTTATCCCGGCTTACGAAGGCTACGATGCAGATAAAATTGCCGACCCGCTTTCTAAAACGATCTATCAATATGCCGAAGAAGGAAACACGCAAGGATGGGTATTCCTTGGCTATCCAGTTGGATGGAGTGATATTTTAGGAGCGCATCTTCAAAAGTATCTTGCAGGTGAAGCGTCTTGGGAAGAAGCGATTCAAGCTGCGAAAAATGATTGGAAAAAAGCGCGTCAGTAATTCCATGAAAAGAAAAAAGATAACAGGCACGTTTCAGCTGTTATCTTTTTCTTTCCCAAAATTCAACAGAAATGAGGTTTAGGCAGCATGAGAAACAAAGACTTTATGTTTTGGCTTTTTTTAGCGCCGGTTTTATTTGCGCTTGGCATCGTCGTCCTGCTTCCGCTTATTTACGGGATTATTTACTCTTTCACAGACTGGGATGGGGTAAATGCAGCTGAATTTATCGGTGTGAAAAATTATATTGAACTGTTCAGTGACGAGGGCTTTTTAAGATCGTTGTGGTTTACGTTTAAATTCTCCGTTGCTTCTGTTATCGTTATCAACATTATGGGGCTTGGCCTCGCCATGCTTGTTACATCCTACATTAAATCTAAAAACGTTCTTCGCACTATCTTTTTTATGCCAAACTTAATCGGCGGGTTGATTCTCGGCTTTATCTGGCAGTTTATTTTCACAAAAGTGTTTGATGCTATTGGACGGGCAACGGGTATTGAATGGCTGCAGGGCTGGCTTTCCGACTCCCAGACAGGCTTCTGGGGAATGGTTATTTTGATGAGCTGGCAGATGGCCGGCTATATTATGATTATTTACATTGCGTACTTGGAAAACGTGCCGAAAGATTTGCTTGAAGCAGCAGAGATCGACGGCGCAAATGCATGGCAGCGCTTCCGAAATATTACGTTCCCCCTTGTAATGCCTGCCTTTACGGTCAGCTTGTTTTTAACGCTGTCCAATGCTTTTAAAATTTATGATCAGAACTTATCGCTCACAAACGGCGGACCATTTGACTCAACGAAAATGGTTGCCATGGATATTGTTCAAACGGCCTTCCAATTAAACCAAATGGCAGAAGCACAGGCGAAAGCCGTTATCTTCTTTATCATTGTGGCGATTATTTCATTAACACAAGTGTACATTAATAAGAAAAAGGAGGTAGAGATGTAATGAAAAAGTCAGGAAAACGCTGGACGCTCGAAATTATTGGTATTTTACTGGCTCTTTTTTGGATCTCTCCTTTCTACTTAATGATTGCCAATGCTTTTAAAACAAAACGCGAGATTTTTACCAATACGCTAAAGCTGCCAGAAGATTTTACTTTTGATAACTTTACACAGGCTTTTGAAGAATTAACATTTTTGCAGACATTTGTGAATTCAGTGCTTGT from Domibacillus sp. DTU_2020_1001157_1_SI_ALB_TIR_016 encodes:
- a CDS encoding LacI family DNA-binding transcriptional regulator; its protein translation is MKRVTMADVAKEAGVSKSTVSQFLNGRFEYMSEDTKKKIERAVQDLSYSPNVIARSLKQKRTSMIGIIVANIVHGISTEVCQAIEDYCQKKDIHAIVCNAYDDPEKEKKYIDMLRARQVDGLIIFPSGGNQELYRQLEKEKYPIVFVDRKIEGVEVSTIVVDNRRAVRQAVEYLVEKKHDRIALVTPPMTTYTRRERLEGYKEAIEARGLPFQDQYVKSVPYEAIVPSMKEMFQQHPPTALIAANDLSFMEVMKFAKENNLKIGQDLALIVFDNIKFADIYEPAITTISQPAYEMGTRAAELLIQQIMKKPVTPETHVLETSLLIRDSAQ
- the hxlA gene encoding 3-hexulose-6-phosphate synthase, yielding MNIQLALDRMTIEEAIGMAAETEEHVDWLEVGTSLIKEFGMDSVRAMKKAFPNKVIVADMKTNDNAQYECQLCFEAGADIATVMGTAPLVTIEACIAEAEKRGKQMMIDLLYTTPAQQELLSQYNAILCLHTSKDQQELGTKQNSETGVQAGLKIAVAGGITLESLPAYKKMNPLVFIIGSAITKAEDPVRIAAAFKQQLNMEESK
- a CDS encoding diguanylate cyclase, with the protein product MARNDYQAMLSKRMEKEFSSWFEQDHIQERDLYRFLHTMKGTAGTIGMEEMSAFCASQLETLSEASEATIPVRSLKNFIFLMRSFFNKKELTTQPEVKQPESTLHSIEENSGFILLIDEDAESASFIKETLEENGIQVVIALNGKRGVELFYTLQPHMVVADVQLPDMSGFDVLAQIGDIARSRYVPITLVSTNNPIENTIRAYEMGAMDFIQKPLNMSLFVPYISNRLRNKSAVSQSALTDELTGAGNRRQFTQTLMQMSALAERKRHTFTLVMLDLDYFKKVNDQYGHPAGDEVLRRFSSIVLILKRETDYFFRYGGEEFALILADTTPEEGTVLIERIRAKMAETEFTVPGFDPFYVTFSAGAAEYRINESTVLAEADQALYKAKRSGRNQTVIYEIDSGDVKRHLNIMIIDDDLLMRKMLSKQFSGWKPNEIDVVVHEYPDGITFLESDWYKADENYMILLDGIMPKMDGLEVLSNVRKRFPDDNIVISMLTARTNEADIVLALKSGADDYIVKPFHPQEVVARVQRLTKRMFK
- a CDS encoding carbohydrate ABC transporter permease, which gives rise to MRNKDFMFWLFLAPVLFALGIVVLLPLIYGIIYSFTDWDGVNAAEFIGVKNYIELFSDEGFLRSLWFTFKFSVASVIVINIMGLGLAMLVTSYIKSKNVLRTIFFMPNLIGGLILGFIWQFIFTKVFDAIGRATGIEWLQGWLSDSQTGFWGMVILMSWQMAGYIMIIYIAYLENVPKDLLEAAEIDGANAWQRFRNITFPLVMPAFTVSLFLTLSNAFKIYDQNLSLTNGGPFDSTKMVAMDIVQTAFQLNQMAEAQAKAVIFFIIVAIISLTQVYINKKKEVEM
- the hxlB gene encoding 6-phospho-3-hexuloisomerase, whose product is MKEKIKAVLAEIEDVTSHVQEGQLERAADHLTSAERIFVFGEGRSGFMAKSFAMRLMHLGVQSFVIGETTTPSIQKGDVIVLVSGSGKTKSVCWTAERAAQLGCVTIAVTTDPASPLASHASSILHVPAATKYRNEGERKSIQPLGSLFDQSTHVLFDVLCLNYAEKQDRTHEQTFKLHSNVE
- a CDS encoding MFS transporter, with the protein product MKTQLAKSRWLRLIPVVFITYSLAYLDRANYGFGAAGGMAEDLHITASMSALLGSLFFLGYFFFQVPGAHYAENRSAKKLIFWSLILWGGLATATGMVSDVRFLIVIRFLLGVVESAVMPSMLVFLSHWFTKAERSRANTFLILGNPATVLWMSILSGYLIESVGWRWMFILEGLPAVVWAFLWWKLVVDEPKDAKWLSDGEKRDLQVELEKEQQGIKPVKNYAEAFRSKTVILLSAQYALWSIGVYGFVMWLPSILNAAPNMNIVKTGWLASVPYVLAIIGMLSASYFSDKMQNRTAFVWPFLLIGGFAFLGSYMVGTSHFWLSFVLLIIAGGAMYAPYGPFFAIIPEVLPRNVAGGAMALINSMGALGSFAGSYFVGYLNGTTGGFGASYMFMSGSLFLSAILTIIAVKGAKPKKRPESASSLGITQKEA
- a CDS encoding ABC transporter substrate-binding protein; this encodes MLTKKAFVLSSALFLGLAGCSTAEKKEESSGSSGGGGGDQTVVDIFQFKVEFKDQFEELAKQYEEDHPEVDINVQTVGGGNDYGSALKSKFASGDEPAIFNINGAVDVQQYRDRLIDVSDTKAAGAALEGTLESVTEDGKVLGLPYNQEGYGFVYNKEIFEKAGVDADSIKSMDDLTKAVQTLDSKKDELGIDAVFAFAGKEKWTEGNHGSNSFIADDFNGSVMEAFQAKELPFTKAEQYKEYIDLQNKYSVQPVLSLDYSQQVEELFSTGRVAMIKQGNWVYPTIEQMDPELAENVGIFPIPVDGEMKMPVGVPQYWAVNKNADEEAQKAAKEFLDWLYTSDEGKEAVLTQFKFIPAYEGYDADKIADPLSKTIYQYAEEGNTQGWVFLGYPVGWSDILGAHLQKYLAGEASWEEAIQAAKNDWKKARQ
- a CDS encoding sugar kinase, encoding MTTIEVVTFGEAMSMFMAKTPGPLHEVTEFTQALAGAETNTAIGLARLGFQSGWASKVGKDAFGAFILAALAREGVNTDHVWMDEQYPTGFQFKSKVTEGDPHVQYHRKGSAASRLTDEEMNPAYFLQARHLHMTGIPLALSSEMRAFSLSVLSTMKKAGKTISFDPNLRPSLWDSSEEMIGVTNEAAYQADIVLPGIEEGEQLTGYTKPDEIADFYRKRGVPCVIVKLGSEGAYVKTAAQEAVVPGYKVEQIVDTVGAGDGFAAGVISGLLEGLPIEECARRGNAIGAMAVGHAGDHEGYPDRLTLARFMNKFEKEVAYNENTAR
- a CDS encoding oxidoreductase, which translates into the protein MKAIGTALIGYGFSGSTFHAPFLNKMEEFQLVSILSSKKEKLKECFPSIDVVQQMDDILNNAQVELVVVTTPSSLHFDITKQALEAGKHVIVEKPMVPTIQEAETLADCAKKHNVMLSVFQNRRYDGNFLTVKKMIEEGRLGDVSVYEAHYDRFEPVIARGWREEKKPASGVLYDLGAHLIDQALSLFGMPDSITADIQKQRPHALVDDYFHLVLTYGTKRVILHSGMITVEQGAKYKVHGTKGTFMKRGEDPQEEELINGEPLESPEWGMDRLDQYGTLYTKEGNEKIVTLPGDYRRYYKEIYQCIRDGKQCPVSGEEGVRTIRVIEAALESSRDKRTIEL